The Streptomyces kanamyceticus genome window below encodes:
- a CDS encoding alanine racemase gives MALTLYVDTARWRAHQKHMLEQFPGIVPVCKGNGYGFGHERLAEEATRFGSDVLAVGTTYEAARIKDWFSGDLLVLTPFRRGEEPVPLPDRVIRSVSSLDGVHGLVGARVVIEVMSSMKRHGITEQELPQLHAAIEDVRLEGFAIHLPLDRTDGSDAVEEVIGWMDRLRAARLPLHTMFVSHLKAGELARLQQQFPQTRFRARIGTKLWLGDHEATEYRGAVLDVTAVAKGDRFGYRQQKVASDGWLVVVAGGTSHGVGLEAPKALHGMMPRAKGVARAGLATVNRNLSPFVWGGKQRWFAEPPHMQVSILFVPSDAPEPKVGEELVAHLRHTTTQFDRILDR, from the coding sequence ATGGCGCTCACGCTCTATGTCGACACCGCGCGCTGGCGGGCACACCAGAAGCACATGCTGGAGCAGTTCCCGGGCATCGTCCCGGTCTGCAAGGGCAACGGCTACGGCTTCGGTCATGAGCGCCTGGCCGAGGAAGCCACGCGCTTCGGCTCCGACGTCCTCGCCGTGGGCACCACGTACGAAGCCGCCAGGATCAAGGACTGGTTCAGCGGCGACCTGCTGGTCCTGACCCCGTTCCGACGGGGCGAGGAGCCCGTGCCGCTGCCCGACCGCGTCATCCGCTCCGTGTCGTCGCTGGACGGCGTACACGGCCTCGTGGGCGCCCGCGTCGTCATCGAGGTCATGTCCTCGATGAAGCGCCACGGCATCACCGAGCAGGAGCTCCCGCAGCTGCACGCCGCCATCGAGGACGTACGCCTCGAAGGCTTCGCGATCCACCTGCCGCTGGACCGCACCGACGGCTCGGACGCCGTCGAGGAGGTCATCGGCTGGATGGACCGGCTGCGCGCGGCGCGGCTGCCGCTGCACACGATGTTCGTCAGCCACCTCAAGGCCGGTGAACTCGCCAGGCTGCAGCAGCAGTTCCCGCAGACCCGGTTCCGCGCGCGCATCGGCACGAAACTCTGGCTCGGCGACCACGAGGCCACCGAGTACCGCGGCGCCGTCCTCGACGTCACCGCCGTCGCGAAGGGCGACCGCTTCGGCTACCGCCAGCAGAAGGTCGCGTCCGACGGCTGGCTGGTCGTGGTCGCGGGCGGCACCTCGCACGGTGTCGGCCTGGAGGCCCCGAAGGCCCTGCACGGCATGATGCCGCGGGCCAAGGGCGTGGCCCGCGCGGGCCTCGCCACGGTCAACCGCAACCTCTCGCCGTTCGTCTGGGGAGGCAAGCAGCGCTGGTTCGCGGAGCCCCCGCACATGCAGGTCTCCATCCTCTTCGTGCCCTCCGACGCACCGGAGCCGAAGGTCGGCGAGGAGCTGGTGGCCCATCTGCGGCACACCACCACGCAGTTCGACCGGATCCTCGACCGCTGA
- a CDS encoding lipid II:glycine glycyltransferase FemX, whose amino-acid sequence MSLTLRTISREQHLAYIQTLPSASHCQVPAWADVKSEWRSENLGWFDDRTGQLVGAGLVLYRQLPKLKRYLAYLPEGPVINWYAPNLDEWLQPMLAHLKQQGAFSVKMGPPVVIRRWDAPAIKAGIQNPDVKRLRDTEATHIEPRAFEVADRLRRMGWQQGEDGGAGFGDVQPRYVFQVPLANRSLDEVQKGFNQLWRRNIKKAEKAGVEVVQGGYQDLAEWQRLYEITAVRDKFRPRPLAYFEQMWRALNSEDPNRMRLYFARHNGVNLSAATMLVVGGHVWYSYGASDNIGREVRPSNAMQWRMLRDAYAMGATVYDLRGISDSLDETDHLFGLIQFKVGTGGEAAEYIGEWDFPLNKLLHKALDIYMSRR is encoded by the coding sequence ATGAGTCTGACCCTGAGGACCATCAGTCGCGAGCAGCATCTGGCATATATCCAGACGCTGCCGTCGGCGAGTCATTGCCAGGTCCCCGCATGGGCTGACGTGAAGAGCGAATGGCGCTCGGAGAACCTGGGTTGGTTCGACGACAGGACCGGTCAGCTGGTCGGTGCGGGCCTGGTGCTCTACCGGCAACTGCCCAAGCTGAAGCGGTATCTCGCGTACCTCCCCGAGGGTCCGGTCATCAACTGGTACGCCCCGAACCTGGACGAGTGGCTGCAGCCGATGCTGGCGCACCTCAAGCAGCAGGGCGCGTTCTCCGTGAAGATGGGGCCGCCCGTCGTGATCCGCCGCTGGGACGCTCCGGCGATCAAGGCAGGCATCCAGAACCCCGACGTGAAGCGGCTGCGCGACACCGAGGCGACGCACATCGAGCCGCGCGCCTTCGAGGTAGCGGACCGGCTGCGCCGCATGGGCTGGCAGCAGGGCGAGGACGGCGGCGCCGGCTTCGGTGACGTCCAGCCCCGCTACGTCTTCCAGGTCCCGCTGGCCAACCGCTCTCTCGACGAGGTCCAGAAGGGCTTCAACCAGCTGTGGCGGCGCAACATCAAGAAGGCCGAGAAGGCCGGTGTCGAGGTCGTCCAGGGCGGTTACCAGGACCTCGCCGAGTGGCAGCGCCTGTACGAGATCACCGCCGTGCGCGACAAGTTCCGCCCGCGGCCGCTCGCCTACTTCGAGCAGATGTGGCGGGCCCTCAACTCCGAGGACCCCAACCGCATGCGGCTGTACTTCGCGCGGCACAACGGCGTGAACCTGTCGGCAGCGACCATGCTCGTCGTCGGCGGCCACGTCTGGTATTCCTACGGGGCCTCGGACAACATCGGGCGCGAGGTCAGGCCCTCGAACGCGATGCAGTGGCGGATGCTCCGCGACGCGTACGCGATGGGTGCCACCGTCTATGACCTGCGCGGCATCTCCGACTCCCTCGACGAGACCGACCACCTCTTCGGTCTGATCCAGTTCAAGGTCGGCACCGGCGGCGAGGCCGCCGAGTACATCGGCGAGTGGGACTTCCCGCTCAACAAGCTGCTGCACAAGGCGCTCGACATCTACATGTCGCGCCGCTGA
- the rpsF gene encoding 30S ribosomal protein S6, translating to MRHYEVMVILDPDLEERAVSPLIENFLSVVREGNGKVEKVDTWGRRRLSYEIKKKPEGIYSVIDLQAEPAVVKELDRQMNLNESVLRTKVLRPEMH from the coding sequence ATGCGTCACTACGAAGTGATGGTCATCCTCGACCCCGATCTCGAGGAGCGCGCTGTCTCCCCGCTGATCGAGAACTTCCTCTCCGTCGTCCGTGAGGGCAACGGAAAGGTCGAGAAGGTCGACACCTGGGGCCGTCGTCGTCTGTCCTACGAGATCAAGAAGAAGCCCGAGGGCATCTACTCGGTCATCGACCTGCAGGCCGAGCCTGCGGTCGTCAAGGAGCTCGACCGACAGATGAACCTGAACGAGTCGGTCCTCCGGACCAAGGTCCTCCGTCCCGAGATGCACTGA